From Deinococcus sp. HSC-46F16, the proteins below share one genomic window:
- a CDS encoding ABC transporter ATP-binding protein, protein MTVADAISPTPGHPMGTALEARALVKDFRGFRATNEVDLQIRGGEIHAIIGPNGAGKTTLFNLLSGFLRPTSGEVLLFGERIDTLPPHAIVRRGLSRSFQISSVFPTMTVRENVLVALGSPTPLPGQFWTPLSRLEALGPRADEILERVGLGAAHARLAADLSHGEKRQLEIGISLTQEPRVLLLDEPTSGMGSEGIARVIALVREVARGRTVVLVEHNMSVVAELADRITVLQYGQVIASGRYDDVRRDPRVIEAYLGEEAHA, encoded by the coding sequence ATGACGGTGGCCGACGCCATTTCACCTACCCCCGGCCACCCTATGGGCACCGCCCTCGAAGCGCGGGCGCTCGTCAAGGATTTCCGGGGATTTCGTGCCACGAACGAGGTCGACCTCCAGATTCGGGGGGGCGAGATTCACGCGATCATCGGCCCGAACGGGGCAGGCAAGACGACGCTCTTTAACCTGCTCTCGGGCTTTCTGCGGCCCACGAGCGGGGAGGTGCTGCTGTTCGGCGAGCGCATCGACACGCTGCCGCCCCATGCAATCGTGCGGCGGGGGCTGTCGCGCTCGTTTCAAATCAGCTCGGTCTTTCCGACCATGACGGTGCGGGAAAACGTGCTCGTCGCGCTGGGGTCCCCCACCCCGCTGCCCGGTCAGTTCTGGACCCCGCTCTCGCGGCTGGAGGCCCTCGGCCCCCGCGCCGACGAGATTCTGGAGCGGGTGGGGCTGGGCGCGGCGCACGCCCGGCTCGCGGCCGACCTCAGCCACGGCGAGAAACGGCAACTGGAGATCGGCATCTCGCTGACCCAGGAGCCGCGCGTGCTGCTGCTTGACGAACCGACCTCCGGCATGGGGTCGGAAGGAATCGCCCGCGTGATCGCCCTCGTGCGTGAGGTCGCGCGGGGCCGCACAGTGGTCCTCGTCGAGCACAACATGAGCGTGGTGGCCGAACTCGCCGACCGCATCACGGTGCTGCAATACGGTCAGGTCATCGCCAGCGGGCGCTATGACGACGTGCGGCGCGACCCGCGCGTGATCGAGGCGTATCTGGGCGAGGAGGCGCACGCATGA
- a CDS encoding ABC transporter ATP-binding protein, which translates to MTAPAPIPAPVPTLGGPLLEVRDLNAYYGQSHVLHGVNLHVHPGEVVSLIGRNGAGKTTTLKAIMGVLRSRTGQIRFDGQDLTRLPSNRVAARGLAWVPEERAILSSLTVRENLELPPARPGGWSLDRAYQAFPVLRERGHHPGSKLSGGEQQMLAIVRVLRSAPRLLLLDEPSEGLAPVIVQAIGDMLQELRRDGLSVILVEQNLKFATRLADRHYVLVDGEVVDEVARHEVEDRRADLLRYLSV; encoded by the coding sequence ATGACCGCCCCCGCGCCCATCCCCGCCCCGGTGCCCACCCTGGGGGGGCCGCTGCTCGAAGTCCGCGACCTCAACGCTTACTACGGCCAGAGCCACGTCCTGCACGGGGTGAATCTGCACGTCCATCCCGGCGAGGTCGTCAGCCTGATCGGGCGCAACGGGGCGGGCAAGACGACCACCCTCAAGGCCATCATGGGCGTGCTGAGAAGCCGCACCGGGCAGATTCGCTTTGACGGGCAGGACCTGACCCGGCTGCCCAGCAACCGGGTCGCCGCGCGGGGCCTCGCCTGGGTGCCCGAGGAACGGGCGATCCTGTCGAGCCTGACGGTCCGCGAGAACCTCGAACTGCCCCCCGCCCGGCCCGGCGGCTGGAGCCTGGATCGGGCATATCAGGCCTTCCCGGTGCTGCGCGAGCGCGGGCACCATCCCGGTTCCAAGCTTTCGGGCGGCGAACAGCAGATGCTCGCCATCGTGCGGGTGCTGCGCAGCGCCCCCAGGCTGCTGCTGCTCGACGAACCCAGCGAGGGCCTCGCGCCCGTGATCGTGCAGGCCATCGGCGACATGCTTCAGGAACTGCGCCGCGACGGCCTGAGCGTGATTCTGGTCGAACAGAACCTCAAATTCGCCACCCGACTCGCCGACCGCCACTACGTGCTGGTCGACGGCGAGGTCGTGGACGAGGTCGCCCGGCACGAGGTGGAAGATCGCCGGGCCGACCTGCTGCGCTACCTCAGCGTTTAA